In Centroberyx gerrardi isolate f3 chromosome 11, fCenGer3.hap1.cur.20231027, whole genome shotgun sequence, the following are encoded in one genomic region:
- the LOC139915488 gene encoding early growth response protein 1-like: MAATKAELLLSALQISDPLAGFPPLSPLDSYSKLEDLQMLLQSAAAGGSLLAASAAEGAGLLCGEPGDYGDSLSELSAGFGDTKSLPDLQSFQSRLPPLAYSGRFTLEPSASSSSSLWAEPLLSLVTGLVSMAAPPSAACSLSSSSVSSSSSSSSQPIFSSVQISGTSGDVSSIYSASPTYTSATNSDLLFPPADSQSASQAFAPPPQPQCPPPAYPSPGSRLSLQPPSVMVPMLPDYLLSQQQLQDGELSLLSQEQKPVLGQAVGLQSLNLQQQQQPPLTPLSTIKAFSSQMQPQPQALPAHCSAGAPAFQSQLPKSGRARKFPVGRQCKTPPHERPYACPAEGCDRRFSRSDELTRHVRVHTGQKPFQCRICMRSFSRSDHLTTHIRTHTGEKPFACTECGRKFARSDERKRHAKIHLRQRDRKTDRNASASSSVPLAVADTPSVPVYSSPPTSSPCSSSYSSPGHSSFTSSPAASLFPGSSSSFSSLSVQVSSPCFSSSSHVYTSSPSPHLYSSCSSPMGSPQSELPARLSSPHGSDIC, translated from the exons ATGGCTGCGACCAAGGCAGAGCTGCTTCTGTCCGCCCTGCAGATATCCGACCCCCTGGCCggcttccctcctctctccccgcTGGACAGCTACTCGAAGCTGGAGGATCTGCAGATGCTGCTGCAGAGCGCCGCGGCGGGAGGCTCGCTGCTGGCCGCCTCGGCAGCAGAGGGAGCCGGCCTGCTGTGCGGGGAGCCCGGGGACTACGGAG ACTCTCTGTCTGAGCTGTCAGCTGGCTTTGGAGACACCAAGAGCCTTCCAGACCTGCAGAGCTTCCAGTCCCGCCTGCCTCCTCTGGCCTACAGCGGCCGCTTCACCCTGGAGCCATccgcctccagcagcagcagcctgtgggCGGAGCCTCTGCTCAGCCTGGTCACAGGGCTGGTCAGCATGGCCGCGCCCCcttctgcagcctgcagcctctcctcctcatcagtATCGTCTTCATCATCGTCTTCATCCCAGCCCATCTTTAGCTCCGTCCAGATCAGCGGTACTTCTGGAGATGTCAGTTCCATCTATTCTGCGTCACCGACCTACACCTCCGCAACGAACTCCGACCTCCTGTTCCCCCCTGCTGACTCCCAGTCGGCCTCCCAGGCCTTCGCCCCGCCCCCCCAGCCTCAGTGCCCTCCTCCTGCCTACCCCAGCCCCGGCTCCAGGCTGAGCCTGCAGCCTCCGTCTGTCATGGTGCCTATGCTCCCCGACTACCTGCTgtcccagcagcagctgcaggacgGCGAGCTCAGCCTGCTGTCCCAGGAGCAGAAACCTGTGCTGGGCCAGGCGGTGGGCCTGCAGAGCCtcaacctgcagcagcagcagcagcctcctctCACCCCGCTGTCCACCATCAAGGCCTTCTCCTCCCAGATGCAGCCGCAGCCTCAGGCTCTGCCGGCCCACTGCTCGGCCGGCGCCCCGGCCTTCCAGTCCCAGCTCCCCAAGTCCGGCCGGGCGAGGAAATTCCCGGTGGGGCGGCAGTGTAAGACGCCTCCTCACGAACGTCCGTACGCCTGTCCCGCCGAGGGCTGCGACCGCCGCTTCTCCCGCTCCGACGAGCTGACGCGCCACGTGCGGGTGCACACCGGCCAGAAGCCGTTCCAGTGCCGCATCTGCATGAGGAGCTTCAGCCGCAGCGACCACCTGACCACGCACATCCGCACGCACACCGGGGAGAAGCCCTTCGCCTGCACAGAGTGCGGCCGCAAGTTCGCCCGCAGCGACGAGCGCAAGAGGCACGCCAAGATCcacctgagacagagagacaggaagacggACAGGAAcgcctctgcctcctcctccgttCCCCTCGCTGTCGCCGACACCCCCTCCGTCCCCGTCtactcctcccctcccacctcctccccctgctcctcctcttactCCTCTCCGGGTCAcagctccttcacctcctctcccgcGGCCTCGCTCTTCcccggctcctcctcctccttctcctccctcagcGTCCAGGTTTCCTCCCCCTGTTTCTCATCATCGTCACACGTCTACACCTCCTCCCCGTCCCCCCACCTctactcctcctgctcctctccgaTGGGCAGTCCTCAATCCGAGCTGCCGGCCCGGCTCTCCTCTCCACACGGCTCCGACATCTGCTGA
- the LOC139915493 gene encoding heat shock protein beta-11, producing MLCPSVFQPSPVSMRPFLDLHWPVRSLWPETRPLFFQMEQEMIRHMQEMRQNMEFMERLHQKIFEEIDQSSSCSSAVFKPISFQVGPDSNTFALTLDTKEFTPEELSVKQVGKKLRVSGKTERKQEDGKGSYSYRCQEFRQEFDLPDGVDPEAVSCSLAGGQLQIQAPRESVSDGKERVVPISFAPAPPALTSHQTEGSSAASDGSTESLSRTD from the coding sequence ATGCTGTGTCCCAGTGTGTTCCAGCCGTCCCCCGTCTCCATGAGGCCCTTCCTGGACCTCCACTGGCCCGTCCGCAGCCTGTGGCCGGAGACCAggccgctgttcttccagatgGAGCAGGAGATGATCAGACACATGCAGGAGATGAGGCAAAACATGGAGTTCATGGAGAGGCTCCACCAGAAGATCTTCGAGGAGATCGACcagtcctcctcctgctcctcggCCGTTTTCAAACCCATCTCCTTCCAGGTGGGGCCGGACAGCAACACGTTCGCCCTGACGCTGGACACCAAGGAGTTCACCCCCGAGGAGCTGTCTGTCAAGCAGGTGGGCAAGAAGCTGAGGGTGAGCGGCAAGACGGAGAGGAAGCAGGAGGACGGGAAGGGCTCCTACTCCTACAGGTGCCAGGAGTTCAGGCAGGAGTTCGACCTGCCGGACGGCGTGGATCCCGAGGCCGTGTCCTGCTCGCTGGCGGGGGGGCAGCTGCAGATCCAGGCCCCCAGGGAGAGTGTGTCGGACGGGAAGGAGCGAGTCGTCCCCATCAGCTTCGCCCCGGCCCCGCCAGCCCTCACCTCCCACCAGACAGAGGGAAGCAGCGCTGCGAGCGACGGCTCCACAGAGAGCCTGAGCAGGACAGACTGA